A genomic region of Papaver somniferum cultivar HN1 chromosome 7, ASM357369v1, whole genome shotgun sequence contains the following coding sequences:
- the LOC113294964 gene encoding uncharacterized protein LOC113294964 yields MVKLCFYKSDITPTCPLCDQEPETLDHLILDCASSRAIWFAMNINVANIQSSSNAVTSWIISWFSDPSITNQDYWNTWIIMVMITTWEIWKNRCNKVFRNKSPNITKSVKSINYQIQHCFQIMIHRQQQSTLNKSLQFTSTWEPPFIGQLKINIDVSYDDVDKEFGFGLIIRDYTGTCRGVRGRHCNGGLNAEHSERFGVLEAIKWVKDLNLSNLVFESDCINVVNSLKGATLDVQWENQGFVIEIRHLLNSFSNGSVNYVKRTANNVAQKPANKARTSRATFQHFEIIPADIVDLLRDA; encoded by the coding sequence ATGGTCAAGCTGTGCTTTTACAAGTCAGATATAACTCCTACCTGTCCTCTTTGTGATCAAGAACCAGAAACTCTTGACCATCTCATTTTGGATTGTGCCTCTTCCAGAGCAATCTGGTTTGCCAtgaatataaatgttgcaaatatTCAGTCATCCAGCAATGCAGTAACATCTTGGATTATCAGTTGGTTTTCGGATCCATCCATTACCAATCAGGATTACTGGAATACTTGGATAATCATGGTTATGATAACTACTTGGGAGATCTGGAAAAATAGATGTAACAAAGTTTTTAGAAACAAATCTCCGAACATAACGAAATCTGTTAAGAGCATAAATTACCAAATCCAGCATTGCTTTCAAATCATGATCCATCGGCAACAACAGTCTACTCTCAACAAGTCTTTGCAATTTACTTCAACATGGGAACCACCTTTTATCGGTCAACTAAAGATTAATATTGATGTTTCTTATGATGATGTTGATAAAGAGTTTGGATTTGGTCTAATAATCAGAGATTATACAGGTACATGTAGAGGAGTCCGAGGCAGACACTGCAATGGAGGACTAAATGCAGAGCACTCGGAACGTTTTGGAGTTTTGGAAGCTATCAAATGGGTGAAAGACTTAAATCTATCCAATCTTGTATTCGAATCAGACTGTATAAATGTAGTTAACTCTCTAAAAGGTGCTACCCTGGATGTACAGTGGGAGAATCAGGGGTTTGTAATAGAAATAAGGCACCTCCTTAATAGTTTTAGTAATGGCTCTGTTAACTATGTTAAAAGAACAGCAAACAATGTAGCTCAAAAGCCGGCCAACAAAGCTAGAACTTCTAGAGCTACTTTTCAGCATTTTGAAATCATCCCAGCAGACATTGTTGATCTTCTAAGGGATGCTTGA
- the LOC113297921 gene encoding putative potassium transporter 12, which translates to MEGMERSSEENARLLRSESRWVDGSEADSESNPWSLMDEDQRQEHGSVRRRLVKNPKRVDSFDVEAMGIYDPNSHHRKDISIWSTLAMAFQTLGVVYGDMGTSPLYVFADVFSKVPIKTEEDVLGALSLVMYTIALLPFAKYVFIVLKANDNGEGGTFALYSLICRYAKVNLLPNQQLADEHISSFKLKLPTPELERALNIKEKLEKKSYLKTLLLLLVLMGTSMIIGDGILTPAMSVMSAVSGLQGQIKGFDTNEVVMLSIVILIGLFSIQRFGTGKVGFTFAPALALWFFCLGSIGIYNILKYDTTVIRAFNPAYIYYFFKRNGIKAWSALGGCVLCITGAEAMFADLGHFSVISIQVAFTCVVFPCLLLAYMGQAAYLITYPSSAGRIFYDSVPDGFFWPVLVIATFAAMIASQAMISATFSCVKQSMALGCFPRVKIVHTSRKFMGQIYIPVINWFLMIMCIVVVASFRNTTDIANAYGIAEVGVMMVSTTLVTLVMLLIWQTNLFLALCFPLVFGSVELLYLSAVLTKIKEGGWLPLAFATCFLCVMYIWNYGSVLKYRSEVSKKMSMDIMLELGSTLGTVRTPGIGLLYNELVQGTPSSFGQFLLSLPAIHSVIVFVCIKYVPVPVVPQEERFLFRRVCPKDYHMFRCIARYGYKDVRKEDHHAFEQLLIESLEKFLRREAQELALESSIAELDLDSISVRSRDNGGIVSVADEAGELHIPLMHDQRTDGGESSTFEASTSLILPSSIMSSAEEDPSLEYELSALREAIESGFTYLLARGDVRARKESWFLKKLVINYFYAFLRRNCRAGAANMSVPHMNILRAGMTYMV; encoded by the exons ATGGAAGGAATGGAAAGAAGTAGTGAAGAGAATGCTAGGTTGCTTAGGTCAGAGTCTAGATGGGTAGATGGTAGTGAAGCAGATTCAGAATCGAATCCATGGTCATTAATGGATGAAGATCAAAGACAAGAACATGGGTCTGTTAGAAGAAGACTTGTTAAAAACCCTAAGAGAGTTGATTCCTTTGATGTTGAAGCCATGGGTATCTATGATCCTAATAGCCATCATCGCAAG GATATCTCCATTTGGAGCACACTTGCTATGGCATTTCAAACACTTGGTGTGGTTTACGGAGATATGGGCACAAGTCCGTTATATGTATTTGCTGATGTTTTCAGCAAGGTGCCTATAAAAACGGAAGAGGATGTCTTGGGAGCTTTGTCGTTAGTTATGTACACGATTGCTCTCCTTCCATTTGCGAAATATGTTTTTATAGTGCTGAAAGCTAACGATAACGGTGAAG GAGGCACATTTGCTTTGTATTCATTAATTTGCAGGTATGCGAAGGTTAATCTGTTGCCAAATCAACAGCTGGCTGATGAACATATTTCGAGTTTTAAGCTGAAACTCCCAACTCCAGAGTTAGAGAGGGCGCTGAACATAAAAGAGAAACTGGAAAAGAAATCATACTTAAAAACGCTGCTATTGCTATTGGTTCTGATGGGGACTTCCATGATTATAGGGGATGGTATTCTCACCCCAGCCATGTCAG TAATGTCTGCGGTTAGTGGATTGCAGGGTCAAATTAAGGGATTTGATACAA ATGAGGTGGTTATGCTTTCGATTGTAATCCTAATAGGATTGTTTAGCATACAAAGATTTGGAACCGGCAAAGTTGGTTTCACTTTTGCTCCTGCGTTGGCTCTTTGGTTCTTTTGCCTCGGGTCTATtggaatatacaacatacttaAGTACGACACGACAGTTATAAGGGCATTCAATCCAGCATACATCTATTACTTTTTCAAGAGGAATGGTATAAAGGCATGGTCAGCTCTTGGTGGTTGTGTTTTGTGCATTACAG GAGCTGAAGCAATGTTTGCTGATCTTGGCCATTTCTCTGTGATATCAATTCAG GTTGCCTTCACATGTGTGGTGTTCCCCTGCCTTCTACTTGCTTACATGGGTCAAGCAGCATATTTGATTACGTACCCATCGTCAGCTGGAAGAATTTTTTATGATTCTGTCCCAG ATGGTTTTTTCTGGCCAGTCCTTGTGATAGCTACATTTGCGGCAATGATCGCCAGTCAAGCCATGATATCTGCAACATTTTCGTGTGTCAAACAATCTATGGCTCTGGGATGCTTCCCTAGAGTGAAGATAGTTCACACCTCTAGAAAATTCATGGGTCAGATCTACATTCCTGTCATCAATTGGTTTCTGATGATCATGTGCATCGTGGTTGTTGCTTCGTTCAGAAACACTACAGACATCGCGAATGCTTATG GAATTGCAGAGGTTGGTGTCATGATGGTAAGTACCACCTTGGTGACACTTGTAATGCTTCTAATATGGCAGACCAACTTGTTTCTAGCTCTGTGCTTCCCGCTTGTATTTGGATCCGTAGAGCTCCTTTACCTGTCTGCAGTCCTAACGAAAATCAAAGAGGGTGGGTGGCTCCCACTTGCTTTTGCCACTTGTTTCCTCTGTGTGATGTACATTTGGAATTATGGAAGTGTTCTCAAATATCGTAGTGAGGTAAGTAAAAAGATGTCCATGGATATTATGCTGGAACTTGGTTCCACTCTTGGAACTGTTAGAACACCAGGGATTGGACTATTATACAATGAACTTGTTCAAGGTACTCCCTCGAGTTTTGGGCAGTTCCTACTAAGTCTTCCAGCAATCCATTCAGTCATTGTGTTCGTTTGTATCAAATACGTTCCGGTTCCAGTTGTCCCTCAGGAAGAAAGGTTTCTGTTTAGAAGGGTTTGCCCAAAGGACTACCATATGTTCCGGTGCATTGCACGTTACGGATACAAAGATGTCAGGAAGGAAGATCACCATGCCTTTGAGCAGCTTTTGATTGAGAGTCTTGAGAAGTTCTTGAGAAGAGAAGCACAAGAACTTGCATTAGAAAGCAGCATAGCAGAGTTGGATTTGGATAGTATTTCAGTTAGGTCAAGGGACAATGGTGGAATTGTTTCCGTTGCTGACGAAGCAGGGGAACTTCATATACCATTGATGCATGATCAAAGAACCGATGGAGGAGAAAGTTCTACATTTGAAGCCTCTACATCATTAATATTACCATCTAGTATTATGTCATCAGCCGAGGAAGACCCGAGTTTGGAGTACGAACTCTCAGCCCTTCGTGAAGCAATAGAATCAGGATTCACTTATCTTCTTGCTCGCGGAGACGTTAGAGCAAGGAAAGAATCTTGGTTCCTAAAGAAGCTTGTCATAAACTATTTTTACGCCTTCTTAAGAAGGAATTGTAGAGCTGGAGCTGCAAATATGAGTGTGCCCCATATGAATATCTTGCGAGCTGGGATGACATACATGGTCTGA